One region of Thermodesulfobacteriota bacterium genomic DNA includes:
- a CDS encoding diguanylate cyclase: protein MRLIVKNLNLLRSILNAINTSFEVKEIVEAAGDHLPSLFQFSVLGVLWKESSVLYLYQEESCPPAFTQQVVENMLRVFSLLGEKPVEPNEVSLEVEKRKLRPSHMIMDPKATLKSYLILPLSIENEIIGMISLNSEQPNAFDAQDLQFFSVIGYQMAATLKHFQRFSSVKSMAVYDTLTSLYNRRYFDERLVVETQKAFYGGSALSLVMVDIDHFKRINDTFGHTEGDKVLKEIALLLKASVRKKDTVSRYGGEEFVLILPDAGLEEAVAISERIRRLVEQTLFDVGKAKIHVTVSLGIANSPSHRARTKEDLVRMADQALYDAKRGGRNRVCIYSPH, encoded by the coding sequence ATGAGACTCATCGTGAAAAACCTCAACCTCCTCCGGTCGATTCTCAACGCCATCAATACGAGTTTCGAGGTGAAGGAGATCGTGGAGGCGGCTGGCGACCATCTGCCGAGCCTCTTCCAATTCTCCGTCCTGGGCGTCCTCTGGAAGGAGTCCTCCGTCCTCTACCTCTACCAGGAGGAGTCCTGTCCGCCAGCCTTCACCCAGCAGGTGGTGGAGAACATGTTGAGGGTCTTCTCGCTCCTGGGGGAGAAACCCGTGGAACCAAACGAGGTGAGCCTCGAGGTCGAAAAGAGGAAGCTTCGACCCTCCCACATGATCATGGATCCGAAGGCGACGCTCAAATCCTACCTGATCCTCCCGCTATCGATTGAGAACGAGATCATCGGGATGATCTCGCTCAACAGCGAACAGCCCAATGCCTTCGACGCCCAGGACCTCCAGTTCTTCTCGGTCATCGGCTACCAGATGGCCGCCACCCTGAAACATTTTCAGAGGTTCAGCTCGGTCAAGAGCATGGCCGTCTACGACACCCTCACCTCCCTCTATAATCGGCGGTATTTCGACGAGCGGCTGGTCGTGGAAACCCAGAAGGCCTTCTATGGCGGGTCCGCCCTCTCCCTGGTGATGGTCGACATCGACCATTTCAAACGGATCAATGACACCTTCGGCCACACCGAAGGGGACAAGGTGCTGAAGGAGATCGCCCTCCTCCTCAAGGCATCGGTCCGGAAGAAGGACACGGTCTCCCGTTATGGGGGAGAGGAGTTCGTGCTGATCCTCCCCGATGCGGGGTTGGAGGAGGCGGTGGCGATCTCGGAGAGGATTCGGCGTCTGGTGGAGCAGACCCTCTTCGATGTCGGAAAGGCGAAGATCCACGTGACGGTCAGCCTGGGCATTGCCAACTCGCCAAGCCATCGGGCCCGGACGAAGGAAGACCTGGTACGGATGGCGGACCAGGCCCTCTATGATGCCAAAAGGGGGGGGAGGAACCGGGTCTGCATCTACAGCCCGCACTAA
- the fliJ gene encoding flagellar export protein FliJ: protein MRFLFRFQTLLNWKQSLEELSRLTLARLSLQRERQEEELRTLLAQRAEADRFLRRSMEKGVPGWECQIYKDYAEEGYQNRVRMEARRREIEQRMEEERNRLVQRMQERKIFEKLKERRYRDLVREMERKGQKELDDLAVRERGQRPDPFRSAPE, encoded by the coding sequence TTGAGATTTCTCTTCAGATTCCAAACCTTGCTGAACTGGAAGCAGAGCCTGGAGGAGCTTTCCCGCCTCACCTTGGCCAGGCTAAGCCTCCAACGGGAGAGGCAGGAGGAGGAGCTTCGGACCCTCCTCGCCCAGCGGGCAGAGGCCGATCGTTTCCTACGGCGTTCGATGGAGAAAGGGGTTCCGGGTTGGGAGTGTCAAATCTACAAGGACTACGCGGAGGAAGGCTACCAGAATCGGGTTCGGATGGAAGCGAGGAGGCGGGAGATCGAACAGAGGATGGAAGAGGAACGGAACCGGTTGGTTCAACGGATGCAGGAGCGGAAGATCTTCGAGAAGCTGAAGGAGCGGAGATACCGAGATCTGGTCCGCGAGATGGAGAGGAAAGGGCAGAAGGAGCTCGACGACCTCGCGGTCCGGGAGCGTGGCCAAAGGCCGGACCCTTTTCGGTCGGCTCCGGAATGA
- a CDS encoding TVP38/TMEM64 family protein: protein MPIPLPKRKRWILLFLVLGLFVLLIYRFNSVLWDELVQIYKLLHDQHHLKEIITGFGAYSFLAYILIQALQVVVVPIPGGLIEFIGGYLFGVKLGFLYSILGSVLGSWLAFSLARAFERVAVEKFVHIQTMKKFDYLIGHEGVILSFLLFLIPGFPKDALCYILGLTPMHLGIFLIISTIGRIPGTLMACLQGGKAYDHQYKTMLILFGISALVILIFYVYHEKIHRWIKQLRKV from the coding sequence ATGCCGATCCCTCTACCCAAGAGAAAAAGATGGATCCTCCTCTTTCTGGTTCTGGGCCTATTCGTTCTTCTGATTTACCGCTTCAATTCCGTGCTGTGGGATGAGCTCGTTCAAATCTATAAGCTCCTCCACGACCAACACCACCTCAAAGAGATCATCACTGGCTTCGGGGCCTATTCATTCCTCGCCTACATCCTGATCCAGGCCCTCCAGGTCGTGGTCGTCCCCATCCCGGGGGGATTGATCGAGTTCATCGGGGGTTACCTCTTCGGCGTAAAACTGGGCTTCCTATACTCGATCCTCGGGTCCGTCTTGGGTTCCTGGTTGGCCTTCTCCCTCGCGAGGGCCTTCGAGAGGGTCGCAGTCGAGAAGTTCGTTCACATCCAGACGATGAAAAAATTTGACTATCTGATCGGCCACGAGGGAGTGATCCTCAGCTTCCTTCTCTTTCTCATCCCAGGATTTCCGAAGGATGCCCTCTGTTATATCTTAGGGTTGACGCCCATGCACCTCGGAATCTTTCTCATCATCTCCACGATCGGAAGGATCCCTGGAACCCTGATGGCCTGCCTCCAGGGGGGGAAAGCCTACGACCATCAGTATAAGACCATGTTGATCCTTTTCGGGATCTCGGCCCTGGTCATCTTGATCTTTTATGTCTACCACGAAAAAATTCATCGCTGGATCAAACAACTGAGGAAGGTCTAG